Proteins encoded by one window of Phytohabitans houttuyneae:
- a CDS encoding aspartate-semialdehyde dehydrogenase, which yields MPMPTLAVVGATGAVGTVMCDLLSSRRNVWGEIRVVASARSAGRKVQCRGEELTVQALAPEVFDGVDVAMFDVPDEISAEWAPIAVSRGAVAVDNSGAFRMDRDVPLVVPEINPEQLRNRPKGIIANANCTTLAMIVAVAPLHREYGLRELVLASYQAVSGAGQVGVDTLHDQLTKIAGDRVLGSRPGNVRQAVGDDLGPFPAPLALNVVPWAGSLKEAGWSSEELKIRNESRKILGLPDLKVSATCVRVPVVTGHSVAVHAVFGTEVDAESAREALRNAPGVILVDDPAAGEFPMPIDAVGTDPSWVGRLRRSMDDPRALDLFVTGDNLRKGAALNTAQIAELLAAELAGR from the coding sequence ATGCCGATGCCCACGCTCGCCGTCGTCGGCGCCACCGGTGCTGTCGGTACCGTCATGTGTGATCTGCTCTCCTCCCGCCGCAACGTGTGGGGCGAGATCCGCGTCGTCGCCTCGGCCCGTTCGGCCGGCCGCAAGGTGCAGTGCCGCGGCGAGGAGCTGACCGTCCAGGCCCTCGCGCCCGAGGTGTTCGACGGTGTCGACGTGGCGATGTTCGACGTGCCCGACGAGATCTCCGCGGAGTGGGCGCCTATCGCGGTGTCGCGGGGCGCTGTCGCGGTGGACAACTCCGGCGCCTTCCGGATGGACAGGGACGTGCCGCTGGTCGTCCCCGAGATCAACCCGGAGCAGCTGCGCAACAGGCCGAAGGGCATCATCGCCAACGCCAACTGCACCACGCTCGCGATGATCGTGGCCGTCGCGCCCCTCCACCGTGAGTACGGGCTGCGCGAGCTCGTCCTCGCCTCGTACCAGGCGGTTTCCGGAGCCGGCCAGGTCGGCGTGGACACGCTGCACGACCAGCTCACGAAGATCGCCGGCGACCGGGTGCTCGGCTCCCGCCCCGGCAACGTGCGGCAGGCCGTCGGCGACGACCTCGGCCCGTTTCCCGCCCCCCTCGCGTTGAACGTCGTGCCGTGGGCCGGCTCGCTCAAGGAGGCCGGCTGGTCCTCCGAGGAGCTGAAGATCCGCAACGAGTCCCGCAAGATCCTCGGCCTGCCCGACCTCAAGGTCTCCGCCACCTGCGTCCGCGTGCCGGTGGTGACCGGGCACTCGGTGGCGGTGCACGCGGTCTTCGGCACCGAGGTCGACGCCGAAAGCGCCCGCGAGGCACTGCGCAACGCGCCCGGCGTGATCCTGGTCGACGACCCGGCGGCGGGCGAGTTTCCGATGCCGATCGACGCGGTGGGCACCGACCCTTCGTGGGTGGGGCGGCTGCGCCGCTCGATGGACGACCCGCGCGCGCTCGACCTCTTCGTCACCGGCGACAACCTGCGCAAGGGCGCCGCGCTCAACACCGCACAGATCGCTGAGCTGCTCGCCGCCGAGCTGGCCGGTCGCTGA
- a CDS encoding class I SAM-dependent methyltransferase family protein, protein MAGQDWVQWHEAYEDPASSLSRRLAMVRQQIATVLDARPPGPIRVVSLCAGQGRDLLGALVDHPRRHDVVGRLVELDPHNAEVARTSAQQGGLAGIEVVTGDAADTGNYAGVVPADLVLACGIFGNVSDDDIRRTIAMLPGFCVTGGTVIWTRHREEPDLVPAICEWFEAAGFKPAWVADGSAGYGAGVHVYSGPTTELPLGKRMFTFQA, encoded by the coding sequence ATGGCAGGGCAGGACTGGGTCCAGTGGCATGAGGCGTACGAGGACCCGGCGTCCTCGCTGTCCCGGCGGCTCGCGATGGTCCGGCAGCAGATCGCGACCGTCCTCGACGCCCGCCCGCCGGGCCCGATCCGCGTCGTGAGCCTCTGCGCCGGCCAGGGTCGTGACCTGCTCGGCGCGCTCGTCGACCACCCGCGCCGCCATGATGTCGTCGGCCGCCTCGTCGAGCTCGACCCGCACAACGCGGAGGTGGCCCGCACGTCCGCCCAGCAAGGTGGGCTTGCCGGCATCGAGGTCGTCACCGGCGACGCCGCGGACACCGGCAACTACGCGGGGGTCGTCCCGGCCGATCTGGTACTGGCGTGCGGCATCTTCGGAAACGTCAGCGACGACGACATCCGCCGCACGATCGCGATGCTGCCCGGCTTCTGCGTAACCGGCGGTACCGTCATCTGGACCCGGCACCGCGAAGAGCCCGACCTCGTCCCGGCGATCTGCGAGTGGTTCGAGGCCGCCGGATTCAAGCCGGCCTGGGTCGCGGACGGCAGCGCCGGATACGGCGCGGGCGTGCACGTCTACAGCGGGCCCACCACGGAGCTGCCCCTGGGCAAACGGATGTTCACGTTTCAGGCGTGA
- a CDS encoding vWA domain-containing protein, whose translation MPSDPPPPLKRALYLLAGVLATVAVTISTGTPSNPFRWVALIIGALILVLSTTGFVSAGKPRSKDRQRPRLRIRRTVVLAGLAVLITGTLVWAVGPRAAGWAEAAGVWWSGCDHPTMVRVLATPEGVESTRYLVEEYQRHTAGDHHGCPTARMYVYSEPPDEARERLLSGWPNVDGGAYPRPDLWLPDSTLHVSEALAGSTDSLVGVTTTVVASSPIVLAVPAGEAAREVDGARHGRTWSELLAMAGEHGWGIARPDPVASTVGRLATVALFTGESRPDKLAPLSRARAVEQQLTRGLDEGHYTLGTESSLLCQHRREGASPTAVIVAEQAMVRFNQGAALGGRCTSAGGALPEEQILTAFYPADTFTLDHPVVAIRWADTSTAQREATDAFTAWLRSPQGRAVLLTAGLRPQRTTISDPVSTRFGAVSGLGSTLKARALPARQTVEAVLAAQRQAARHSRVLLVLDASGSMGLAVPGAGATRFAVAAAGAQTALSYLGERDEFGLWVYPGSPGAVRPLVPIGPAGPAARRAAARALGTVRPAGPTPLDQAVKQAVRAVGTSDDTRGAAVVILTDGQDQDPSLTEGALRDEARDRRVRVFVVAVGAASCSRQGLADLADGTGGACFDAEPKGTDTVLEDLFRSLWGGP comes from the coding sequence GTGCCTTCCGACCCGCCGCCTCCGCTGAAGCGAGCCCTCTATTTGCTCGCCGGGGTCCTGGCGACCGTCGCGGTCACGATTTCCACGGGAACGCCGTCCAACCCGTTCCGATGGGTTGCCCTGATCATCGGCGCGCTGATTCTGGTCCTTTCCACGACCGGCTTTGTCAGTGCCGGTAAGCCGCGTTCCAAAGACCGGCAGCGGCCCCGCCTGCGGATCCGGCGGACGGTCGTGCTGGCCGGGCTCGCCGTGCTGATCACCGGGACGCTCGTGTGGGCGGTAGGCCCACGCGCGGCCGGCTGGGCCGAGGCGGCCGGCGTCTGGTGGTCCGGCTGCGACCACCCCACGATGGTGCGCGTGCTCGCGACGCCGGAAGGTGTGGAGTCGACCCGCTACCTCGTGGAGGAGTACCAGCGGCACACGGCCGGCGATCACCACGGCTGCCCGACCGCGCGGATGTACGTCTACTCCGAGCCGCCCGACGAGGCGCGCGAGCGGCTCCTCAGCGGCTGGCCCAATGTGGACGGTGGGGCGTACCCGCGTCCCGACCTGTGGCTGCCGGACTCCACCCTGCACGTGAGCGAGGCTCTCGCCGGTTCCACCGACAGCCTCGTCGGGGTGACCACGACGGTGGTGGCCTCCTCCCCGATCGTCCTTGCCGTGCCCGCCGGCGAGGCGGCGCGCGAGGTCGACGGCGCGCGCCACGGCCGGACCTGGTCTGAGCTGCTCGCGATGGCGGGCGAGCACGGGTGGGGCATCGCCCGCCCCGACCCGGTCGCCTCGACCGTGGGCCGGCTCGCCACCGTCGCCCTCTTCACCGGCGAGAGCCGCCCCGACAAGCTCGCGCCACTCTCCCGCGCGCGGGCCGTCGAGCAGCAGCTCACCCGAGGGCTCGACGAAGGTCACTACACGCTCGGCACCGAGTCGAGCCTGCTGTGCCAGCACCGCCGGGAGGGCGCGTCACCGACCGCGGTGATCGTCGCCGAGCAGGCGATGGTGCGGTTCAACCAGGGCGCCGCGCTCGGCGGGCGGTGCACCTCCGCCGGCGGCGCTCTGCCCGAGGAGCAGATCCTGACCGCGTTCTACCCGGCCGACACGTTCACGCTGGACCATCCGGTGGTGGCGATCCGGTGGGCAGACACGTCGACCGCGCAGCGGGAGGCGACGGACGCGTTCACGGCCTGGCTGCGGTCGCCCCAGGGACGCGCGGTGCTCCTGACCGCCGGTCTCCGTCCACAGCGGACGACGATCAGCGATCCGGTGAGCACACGCTTCGGCGCGGTATCCGGTCTTGGCTCGACCCTCAAGGCGCGCGCCCTGCCGGCCCGGCAGACCGTCGAAGCCGTGCTGGCGGCCCAGCGCCAGGCGGCCCGCCACAGCCGCGTCTTGCTGGTGCTCGACGCCTCCGGTTCGATGGGACTCGCGGTGCCCGGCGCGGGCGCGACCCGCTTCGCCGTGGCGGCCGCGGGCGCGCAGACCGCACTGTCCTATTTGGGGGAACGTGACGAGTTCGGCCTCTGGGTCTACCCCGGCTCGCCGGGTGCTGTGCGTCCCCTCGTGCCGATCGGCCCGGCCGGCCCAGCCGCCCGCCGCGCCGCCGCCCGAGCGCTCGGCACCGTACGCCCTGCCGGCCCCACGCCGCTCGACCAGGCGGTCAAGCAGGCCGTGCGGGCGGTCGGCACGAGCGACGACACCCGCGGCGCCGCGGTGGTGATCCTCACCGACGGCCAGGACCAGGATCCATCCCTCACCGAGGGCGCGCTGCGGGATGAGGCACGCGATCGGCGGGTACGTGTCTTCGTCGTCGCGGTCGGCGCTGCGAGCTGCTCCCGCCAGGGGCTGGCCGACCTCGCCGACGGCACGGGCGGGGCCTGCTTCGACGCCGAGCCAAAGGGGACGGACACGGTGCTGGAAGACCTCTTCAGATCGCTGTGGGGAGGGCCCTGA
- a CDS encoding extracellular solute-binding protein, which produces MSRIRQVLGRIKDAWGWSGFAAGLAGGAVLALVGANYLLDRPGRDALEDGTIVILSSFDESIGEQQLALVEQWNAINPEHKAEFRALRGVADDHYSEMVGQAEASKSDVDIFSLDVPWVAEFADRGFLREMPVTDEDLDGFLAQPLETCRWGGKLWALPFYTNAGLLYYRSDLITDLQPPTGWQQLTNDITEAFNSIPEGKRPAAGYAGQFADYEGLTVNALEAIWAAGGDVVDREGNVVVDSPEAREGLRRLAVGLAHTNPQVIDRDARTYHETETTQTFREGRLLFMRNWPLALRDLDTSTETKTISYNVVPLPGPSVLGGQNLAIASSTDQPAAAKALIQFLTSPRSQQILFERGGFAATRELVYHDGSVKERYPYAQTLLSALRIARPRPVTPHYAQFTKTFREGVNQALSNDGELPDDFTSRLDAALDGRTP; this is translated from the coding sequence ATGTCGCGCATCCGGCAGGTGTTGGGGCGGATAAAGGACGCCTGGGGCTGGTCGGGCTTTGCCGCGGGGCTGGCCGGCGGGGCTGTCCTCGCGCTGGTCGGTGCCAACTACCTGCTCGACCGTCCGGGCCGTGACGCGCTCGAGGATGGCACGATCGTCATCCTCAGCAGCTTTGACGAGAGCATCGGTGAGCAGCAGCTGGCACTGGTGGAGCAGTGGAACGCGATAAACCCCGAGCACAAGGCGGAGTTTCGCGCACTGCGGGGAGTCGCCGACGACCATTACAGCGAGATGGTCGGCCAGGCCGAGGCCAGCAAGAGTGACGTGGACATATTCAGCCTCGACGTTCCATGGGTGGCCGAATTCGCCGATCGCGGATTCCTGCGCGAGATGCCGGTAACGGATGAGGATCTCGACGGCTTTCTCGCCCAGCCACTGGAAACGTGTCGCTGGGGCGGAAAACTGTGGGCGCTGCCCTTCTACACGAATGCCGGCCTGCTCTACTACCGCTCCGACCTCATCACGGATCTCCAACCGCCCACGGGTTGGCAGCAGCTCACGAACGACATCACCGAGGCGTTCAACAGCATTCCGGAAGGCAAGCGGCCGGCCGCCGGGTACGCGGGCCAGTTCGCCGACTACGAGGGCCTCACCGTCAACGCGCTCGAAGCCATCTGGGCGGCCGGCGGCGACGTCGTTGACCGCGAGGGAAACGTGGTCGTCGACTCACCCGAGGCCCGCGAGGGCCTGCGCCGCCTCGCCGTCGGCCTCGCGCACACAAACCCGCAGGTCATCGACCGTGACGCGCGGACGTACCACGAGACCGAGACGACACAGACCTTCCGCGAGGGCCGCCTGCTCTTCATGCGGAACTGGCCGCTCGCCCTCCGCGACCTGGACACCTCCACCGAGACCAAGACCATCTCGTACAACGTGGTGCCGCTGCCCGGCCCCAGCGTTCTTGGCGGGCAAAACCTCGCCATTGCCAGCAGCACCGACCAGCCGGCGGCCGCCAAGGCACTGATCCAGTTTCTGACCAGCCCGCGCAGTCAGCAGATCCTCTTCGAACGCGGCGGCTTCGCCGCGACCCGCGAGCTCGTCTACCACGACGGCAGCGTCAAGGAGCGGTACCCGTACGCGCAGACGCTGCTGTCCGCGCTGAGGATCGCGCGTCCGCGGCCGGTGACGCCGCACTACGCGCAGTTTACGAAGACCTTCCGGGAGGGCGTAAACCAGGCGTTGAGCAACGACGGCGAGCTCCCCGACGACTTCACGTCCCGCCTGGACGCCGCCCTCGACGGCCGCACGCCCTAG
- a CDS encoding aldo/keto reductase, with protein sequence MRTATLGELEVARIGLGAMGMSHGYSGAGSDDAESIRTIHRALELGVTLIDTAEVYGPYVNEELVGKALRGRRDQVVLATKFGLISHTGRGAGKPDSSPDSIRTAVEGSLKRLGTDRIDLYYQHRVDPNTPIEDTMGALAQLVREGKIRYIGLSEAWTDTIRRAHAVHPVTALQSEYSLWTRDQEQILPVLRELGIGLVAYSPLGRGFLTGSLRTAADVERLDDSDFRKNHPRFTGENFQRNLAIASHVQAVADEVGATSAQVALAWLLAQGGDIVPIPGTKRVSRVEENSAADAVTLTPEQVATLTALPVAEGGHHTEEQMRMIERH encoded by the coding sequence ATGCGTACCGCCACGCTGGGCGAACTGGAGGTTGCCCGCATCGGCCTGGGCGCGATGGGGATGTCGCACGGTTACAGCGGCGCCGGCAGCGACGACGCGGAGTCGATCCGCACCATCCACCGAGCGCTCGAGCTGGGTGTCACGCTGATCGACACCGCGGAGGTCTACGGCCCGTACGTCAACGAGGAGCTGGTCGGAAAGGCGCTCAGGGGCCGCCGCGATCAGGTCGTGCTGGCGACCAAGTTCGGCCTGATCTCGCACACGGGACGGGGCGCGGGAAAGCCCGACAGCAGCCCCGACAGCATCCGCACCGCGGTCGAAGGCTCGCTCAAGCGCCTCGGCACCGATCGCATCGACCTGTACTACCAGCACCGCGTCGACCCGAACACCCCGATCGAGGACACCATGGGCGCCCTCGCCCAGCTCGTGCGGGAAGGCAAGATCCGGTACATCGGCCTGTCCGAGGCCTGGACCGACACCATCCGGCGCGCCCACGCCGTGCATCCCGTGACCGCGCTGCAGTCGGAGTACTCGCTGTGGACCCGTGACCAGGAGCAGATCCTTCCCGTGCTGCGCGAGTTGGGCATCGGCCTGGTCGCGTACTCCCCGCTCGGCCGCGGCTTCCTCACCGGCAGCCTGCGCACCGCCGCCGACGTCGAGCGCCTCGACGACAGCGACTTCCGCAAGAACCACCCGCGCTTCACGGGCGAGAACTTCCAGCGCAACCTGGCCATCGCCAGCCACGTGCAAGCCGTCGCCGACGAGGTCGGGGCCACGTCGGCCCAGGTCGCGCTGGCGTGGCTGCTGGCCCAGGGCGGCGACATCGTGCCCATCCCCGGCACCAAGCGCGTGAGCCGCGTGGAGGAAAACAGCGCCGCGGACGCGGTCACGCTCACACCCGAGCAGGTCGCCACCCTCACCGCGCTGCCCGTGGCGGAGGGCGGTCACCACACCGAGGAGCAGATGCGGATGATCGAGCGCCACTAA
- a CDS encoding metallophosphoesterase: MRKRTLFGLAAGTAAAGAATLAYASLIERNMFTLRRYDVPVLALDAEPLRVLHLSDLHMMPEQRRKQEWVAALAGTDPDLVVVTGDNMAHPDAVSGVHRALQPLLDYPGAFVFGSNDYTGPVLKNPFGYFNKHERTNDRRHGAELPAEDLRELLVGHGWADLNNARTTLKAGGRLIEFVGVDDPHIERDDYASVAGGASADVDVRLGLTHSPEPHILDAMAADGFDLLLAGHTHGGQVRVPFVGALVTNCDLPRSMARGLFRWPGSDAWLHVSAGLGTHPTAPIRFACPPEASLLTLIPR, translated from the coding sequence ATGCGGAAGCGCACATTGTTCGGACTCGCCGCGGGCACGGCCGCCGCCGGCGCCGCCACGCTGGCCTATGCCTCGCTCATCGAGCGCAACATGTTCACCCTCCGGCGGTACGACGTGCCGGTGCTCGCGCTCGACGCCGAGCCGCTGCGCGTCCTGCACCTGTCGGACCTGCACATGATGCCCGAGCAGCGGCGCAAGCAGGAGTGGGTGGCCGCGCTCGCCGGCACCGACCCCGACCTGGTCGTGGTCACTGGCGACAACATGGCTCACCCCGATGCGGTATCGGGCGTGCACCGCGCGCTCCAGCCACTGCTCGACTACCCGGGCGCCTTCGTGTTCGGCTCGAACGACTACACCGGCCCGGTGCTGAAAAACCCGTTCGGCTACTTCAACAAGCACGAGCGCACGAACGACCGCCGCCACGGCGCCGAGCTCCCCGCCGAAGACCTGCGCGAGCTGCTTGTCGGCCACGGGTGGGCCGACCTCAACAACGCGCGTACCACCCTCAAGGCCGGCGGCCGCCTGATCGAGTTCGTGGGCGTGGACGACCCGCACATCGAGCGCGACGACTACGCCTCGGTCGCCGGCGGCGCGTCGGCCGACGTGGACGTGCGGCTGGGCCTGACCCACTCGCCCGAGCCGCACATCCTGGATGCCATGGCCGCCGACGGCTTCGACCTCCTGCTGGCCGGCCACACCCACGGCGGCCAGGTGCGCGTCCCGTTCGTGGGCGCTCTGGTCACCAACTGCGACCTGCCCCGCTCGATGGCGCGCGGCCTCTTCCGGTGGCCGGGCTCCGACGCCTGGCTCCACGTCTCCGCAGGCCTGGGCACCCACCCGACCGCCCCGATCCGCTTCGCCTGCCCGCCGGAGGCGTCGCTGCTGACGCTGATCCCGCGCTGA
- a CDS encoding GatB/YqeY domain-containing protein, with translation MGTLKDTLTADMRTALKARDEVTTSTLRMALAAVGNAEVAGDTKRELSDEEVLAVLAKEAKKRREAATAFADAGRAEQAAKEAAEGDVLARYLPKQLSEEDLAELVAGALSAGGFSGMGQMGPAMKAAQAAVAGRAEGGRVAAEVRRQLAG, from the coding sequence ATGGGCACGCTCAAGGACACCCTTACGGCTGACATGCGCACCGCGCTGAAGGCGCGTGACGAGGTCACCACATCCACCCTGCGGATGGCGCTTGCCGCGGTGGGCAACGCCGAGGTCGCCGGCGACACCAAGCGCGAGCTGTCCGACGAGGAGGTGCTCGCGGTGCTCGCCAAGGAGGCGAAGAAGCGCCGCGAGGCCGCCACAGCCTTCGCCGACGCGGGGCGGGCCGAGCAGGCCGCGAAGGAGGCGGCCGAGGGTGACGTGCTGGCGCGATACCTGCCGAAGCAGCTCAGCGAGGAGGACCTGGCCGAGCTGGTAGCCGGGGCGCTGTCCGCGGGCGGGTTCAGCGGGATGGGGCAGATGGGCCCAGCCATGAAGGCGGCACAGGCCGCGGTGGCGGGCCGGGCAGAGGGCGGTCGGGTGGCAGCGGAGGTACGCCGCCAGCTCGCCGGCTGA
- a CDS encoding WhiB family transcriptional regulator codes for MGMITDWPSMAACQSGDPDALFVQGAEQNVAKRICRSCPVRYECLADALDNRIEFGVWGGMTERERRALLRRHPQVDSWRKMFEAALRDKEKVLVTAG; via the coding sequence ATGGGGATGATCACAGACTGGCCGAGTATGGCTGCGTGCCAAAGCGGCGACCCTGACGCACTCTTCGTACAGGGCGCAGAGCAAAACGTAGCCAAGAGGATCTGCCGGAGCTGCCCGGTGCGTTACGAGTGCCTCGCCGATGCGCTCGACAACCGTATCGAGTTCGGTGTGTGGGGTGGCATGACCGAGCGCGAGCGGCGGGCGCTGCTGCGCCGCCACCCTCAGGTGGACAGCTGGCGGAAGATGTTCGAGGCCGCCCTGCGGGACAAGGAAAAGGTGCTGGTCACGGCCGGCTGA
- a CDS encoding ArsA family ATPase, translated as MSSDHAGRRLDVDRILADPGVRIVVCCGSGGVGKTTTAAALALRAAERHGRRTVVLTIDPARRLAQSLGLTELDNTPRQVKGIEADESGGELHAMMLDMKRTFDEVVLAHTDPARATEIFANPFYQAMSSTFSGTQEYMAMEKLGQLHARGEWDLIVVDTPPSRSALDFLDAPARLSRFLDGRMLRLLLAPARAGGRSMFSLVTASFGMFSRVVQKVLGAQLLTDLSGFVAALDSMFGGFRQRAEQTYRILQARETAFLLVAAPEPDAVREAAYFAGRLGEERMPLAGLVLNRVHRTTVDGLTAERSRTAADELERAGGNEATTDALRVHAALAELAAREQRVAAVFTDAYPAVPTVEVAAQPADVHDVDGLRTVGNALSRP; from the coding sequence GTGTCTTCCGATCACGCGGGCCGGCGGCTGGACGTGGACCGCATCCTGGCCGACCCCGGCGTGCGGATCGTCGTCTGCTGCGGTTCGGGCGGCGTCGGCAAGACCACCACTGCGGCCGCGCTCGCGCTGCGCGCTGCCGAGCGCCACGGGCGGCGCACGGTCGTGCTCACGATCGACCCGGCCCGCCGCCTCGCCCAGTCGCTGGGGCTGACCGAGCTGGACAACACGCCGCGGCAGGTCAAGGGCATCGAAGCGGACGAGAGCGGCGGCGAGCTGCACGCGATGATGCTCGACATGAAGCGGACCTTCGACGAGGTCGTGCTCGCGCACACCGACCCGGCCCGCGCCACGGAGATCTTCGCCAACCCCTTCTACCAGGCCATGAGCTCGACGTTCTCCGGCACGCAGGAGTACATGGCGATGGAAAAGCTGGGCCAGCTGCACGCGCGCGGCGAGTGGGACCTGATCGTGGTCGACACTCCGCCGTCCCGCTCCGCGCTGGACTTTCTCGACGCGCCCGCGCGCCTGTCCCGCTTTCTCGACGGCCGCATGCTGCGGCTGCTGCTGGCGCCCGCGCGAGCTGGGGGCCGGAGCATGTTCAGCCTGGTCACGGCGTCGTTCGGGATGTTCTCCCGGGTGGTGCAGAAGGTGCTCGGCGCGCAGCTTCTGACTGATTTGTCCGGCTTCGTCGCCGCGCTCGACTCCATGTTCGGCGGCTTCCGCCAGCGCGCCGAGCAGACGTACCGCATCCTCCAGGCCCGCGAGACGGCGTTCCTGCTGGTCGCGGCGCCGGAGCCGGACGCGGTCCGGGAGGCCGCCTACTTCGCCGGCCGGCTCGGCGAGGAGCGCATGCCGCTGGCCGGCCTGGTGCTCAACCGGGTGCACCGCACGACTGTCGACGGGCTGACCGCGGAGCGCAGCCGGACCGCGGCGGACGAGTTGGAGCGGGCCGGCGGCAACGAGGCCACCACTGACGCGCTGCGGGTCCACGCCGCGCTGGCCGAGCTGGCGGCCCGGGAGCAGCGTGTGGCCGCCGTCTTCACCGACGCCTACCCCGCCGTGCCGACGGTGGAGGTTGCGGCGCAGCCCGCCGACGTCCATGACGTCGACGGGCTGCGTACGGTTGGTAATGCGCTCAGCCGGCCGTGA
- a CDS encoding ArsA-related P-loop ATPase encodes MRASEQGYGQVNPAWPARLHVVTGKGGTGKTTVAAALALGLAAGGHRTLLVEVEGRQGIAELFGLGPLPYEERRVAGTADGGEVRALAVDPELALLEYLDMFYKLGAAGRALRKLGAIDFATTIAPGLRDVLLTGKVKEATTRTADRRRVYHAVVLDAPPTGRIGRFLNVTAETARLAKVGPIKTQSENVAALLRSPMTSVHVVTLLEEMPVQETVDAIGELNSLGIPTGKIIMNATRPPLLSGTKVNQAELRRGLAAAGLPTDRATVSGLYAEAKAHLTRRELEESLRVELAEMGQPIVELPLLPGGVDRAALDSLAAELMATR; translated from the coding sequence GTGCGGGCGAGCGAGCAGGGATACGGCCAGGTCAATCCGGCCTGGCCGGCGCGTCTTCATGTGGTGACGGGCAAGGGCGGCACCGGTAAGACGACGGTCGCCGCCGCCCTGGCCCTGGGACTGGCCGCCGGCGGGCACCGCACGCTGCTGGTCGAGGTCGAGGGGCGGCAGGGCATCGCCGAGCTGTTCGGGCTCGGCCCCCTGCCCTACGAGGAGCGCCGGGTGGCCGGCACCGCGGACGGCGGTGAGGTGCGGGCGCTCGCCGTCGACCCCGAGCTGGCCCTGCTCGAATACCTGGACATGTTCTACAAGCTCGGCGCGGCCGGTCGGGCGCTGCGCAAGCTCGGCGCGATCGACTTCGCCACGACGATCGCGCCCGGCCTGCGGGACGTGCTGCTCACCGGCAAGGTCAAGGAGGCCACGACCCGCACGGCGGACCGCCGCCGGGTGTACCACGCGGTCGTGCTCGACGCACCGCCCACCGGGCGGATCGGGCGCTTCCTCAACGTGACCGCCGAGACGGCCCGCCTCGCCAAGGTCGGCCCGATCAAGACGCAGAGCGAAAACGTGGCCGCCCTCCTGCGCTCCCCGATGACGTCGGTGCACGTGGTGACGCTGTTGGAGGAGATGCCGGTACAGGAGACGGTCGACGCGATTGGCGAGCTCAACAGCCTCGGCATCCCCACTGGCAAGATCATCATGAACGCCACCCGCCCGCCCCTGCTCAGCGGTACCAAGGTCAACCAGGCCGAGCTGCGCCGAGGGCTGGCGGCGGCAGGGCTGCCCACCGACCGGGCCACGGTCTCCGGCCTGTACGCCGAGGCGAAGGCGCACCTGACCCGCCGTGAGCTGGAAGAGTCGCTCCGCGTGGAGCTGGCCGAGATGGGTCAGCCGATCGTGGAGCTGCCGCTCCTGCCCGGAGGTGTAGACCGCGCCGCGCTGGACAGCCTGGCGGCCGAGTTGATGGCCACGCGTTGA